The stretch of DNA CACCAGCCAATGGCAGAGGGTACCGAACGACTGGGTGGACACGCCCATCCGGCCATAACACACCGCCCTGTCCGCTGCGGCGAAGTCGCGCGCCAACTGGCGGATCCGCTGCGCCGGCACCGAACACAAAGGACTCATGGCTTCGGCACTGAAACGGGAAATGGCCTCACGCACCTCGGCCAGGCCGTCCACCGGCAGATGGCTGTCACGCGTCAGCCCCTGCGCGAAAATCGTATGCAGCATACCGAATAGCAGCGCCACATCCCCGCCGGGACGGACAAACACATGCTGGTCGGCCATGACCGCCGTCTCGCTGCGCCGTGGGTCGACCACCACCACTTTGCCGCCTCGTGCCTGGATCGCCTTCAGGCGCTTCTCCACGTCCGGCACGGTCATGATGCTGCCGTTGGACGCCAGCGGGTTGCCGCCCAGGATCAGCATGAAATCGGTGTTATCGATATCCGGGATCGGCAGCAGCAACCCATGGCCATACATCAGGTAGCTGCTCAAGTGCTGCGGTAATTGGTCCACCGAGGTGGCGGAAAAGCGGTTCTGGGTTTTCAGCAGGCCGAGGAAATAGTTGCTGTGGGTCATCAACCCATAGTTGTGCACGCTGGGATTGCCCTGATAGACCGCCACTGCATTGTTGCCGTGCCGCTCCTGGATCGCCGCCAGGTGCTCGGCCACCAGCGTAAAGGCCTCGTCCCACTCGATCGCCTGCCAATCGCCGCCGACCCTGCGCATGGGCTGGCGCAGCCGATCCGGGTCGTTCTGGATGTCCTGCAGCGCCACCGCCTTGGGGCAGATATGGCCGCGGCTGAAACTGTCCTGGGCATCGCCCTTGATCGAGGTGATCTGCGGGCCGGCGCCGTCGACTTCAGTGGTTTCGATGGTCAAGCCGCAGATGGCTTCACACAGGTGGCAGGCACGGTGATGGAGAGTCTTGGTCATGGCCAGTCTCTATTTTATTCGGGGCGGCCAGCGTCAGGCCGCGGGAACAAAACTATGGTGCCAGACCGGCATCAGCACCAGAGACGTTCGTCTTGTGAATCGGCAAGCATCAAGCCAGCCGATGACTCAGTTGGAGGGCAGCCTCGGTGGATCGTCCTGTCGGGCGATCGGCGTCATGCCGTCCATCGGCGCCTCACCGCCCTGCACCCCGCTGAATTCGGCAAGCAGCCGCCAATGCTCATCGAGATTGCTGCTGATGGTCAGCATGCGCTCGATCATCTGTCGCGCGGCGTTGCGCGTGGTGCTGTCCTCGCTGCGTAGCAACTCGAATGACATCGAGGTGATCGATGCCGTCAGGTCGGTCAGGGTTCGCGTCGTCAACCCCAACAGTGTCTTCAGTTGCTGTTCTTTCGAATCCATTCCAAGCACTTCCCTGTTGCCGGTGCGCATTTATAACCCCAGCCCTTTGCCTGAGGAAATATTTCTGCCGAGATCCCCTGCCGCGAACCTTTCCATTTCCCGCCCGGCTCGAAGTACCCAAGAGCCAGGTAGAGAAAAACCCAGCCCGCGCCAGCCATATGCCTGATAGCGGCATGCGCCACGAGGCGCGTTGCAAAGCGGCCAAGGCGCAGTGTACAAATGCTGCTGCGGACCTATGCAAAGTGGATTGACTCCACATCCGACTGGGCCCATCTGAACATGCTGTAAAACGTCACGAATGGCCCACTTTTTGGCCCAGGCCACTCGCTGCAAGTGGTGAAAGCCTTAGAAACCAAGCCTGCTATTGGTAAGACGCGACATTTAATTATAAGATCGCGCCTTCCCCTATTTCGTCGCCCCGTGCGGCTTTCGCCGCAGGTCTCGCCCGTTTCTCGATAAGACAAGGCTTTGAGTATCTGCGGTCTGTTGCAAAAAGGTAGTTAATGATGAGCGCAAGGCACTTTCTCTCCCTGATGGATTGCACGCCCGAAGAGCTGGTCAGCGTGATTCGTCGAGGCATCGAGCTGAAGGACCTGCGTAACCGCGGCGTACTCTTCGAGCCCCTGAAAAACCGCGTTCTCGGGATGATTTTCGAGAAGTCGTCTACCCGCACCCGCCTGTCCTTCGAAGCCGGCATGATCCAGCTCGGCGGCCAGGCAATCTTCCTGTCCCCGCGCGACACCCAACTGGGTCGCGGCGAGCCGATCAGCGACTGCGCCATCGTCATGTCGCGCATGCTCGACGCGGTGATGATCCGTACCTTTGCCCACAGCACCCTGACCGAGTTCGCGGCCAACTCCCGCGTACCGGTGATCAACGGCCTGTCCGACGACCTGCACCCGTGCCAGTTACTGGCCGACATGCAAACCTTCCTCGAGCACCGCGGCTCGATCCAGGGCAAGACCGTGGCCTGGATCGGCGACGGCAACAACATGTGCAACAGCTATATAGAAGCGGCGATCCAGTTCGACTTCCAGCTGCGCATCGCCTGCCCCGAAGGCTACGACCCCAACCCTGAATTCGTCGCCCGCGCCGGCGACCGGGTGAGCATCGTGCGCGATCCGCAAGACGCGGTGATCGGCGCCCATCTGGTGAGCACCGATGTCTGGACCTCCATGGGCCAGGAAGAAGAAACCGCCCTGCGTCTCAAGCTGTTCGCGCCGTTCCAGGTCAATCGCGCGCTGCTCGACCTGGCCGCCGAAGACGTGCTGTTCATGCACTGCCTGCCCGCCCACCGCGGCGAAGAAATCAGCCTCGACCTGCTGGACGACCCGCGCTCCGTGGCGTGGGACCAGGCAGAAAACCGTCTCCACGCACAAAAGGCCCTGCTCGAGTTTCTGGTCGAGCCGGCGTACCACCACGCATGAGCCAGCCATTACTGCTTAACCTGCGCAATCTCGCCTGCGGCTACCAGGACCAACGGGTCGTGCAGAACCTCAACCTGCACCTCAACGCCGGCGATATCGGTTGCCTGCTCGGTTCCTCCGGCTGCGGCAAGACCACCACCCTGCGCGCGATTGCCGGTTTCGAGCCGGTGCACGAAGGTGAAATCCAGCTGGCCGGCGAAACCATCTCCAGCGCCGGCTTCACCCTGGCGCCGGAGCGCCGGCGGATCGGCATGGTGTTCCAGGACTACGCCCTGTTCCCGCACCTGAGCGTGGCGGACAACATTGCCTTCGGCATCCGCAAGCACCCGCAGAAGAACCGGGTGGTCGAGGAACTGCTGGAACTGGTCAACTTGAAGAACCTCGGCAAGCGTTTCCCTCATGAGCTGTCCGGCGGCCAGCAACAGCGCGTCGCACTGGCCCGGGCCCTGGCGCCGGAGCCGCAGTTGCTGCTGCTCGACGAACCCTTCTCCAACCTCGATGGCGAACTGCGGCGCAAGCTCAGTCACGAAGTGCGCGACATCCTCAAGGCGCGGGGCACCAGTGCGATCCTGGTGACCCACGACCAGGAAGAAGCCTTCGCCGTCAGCGATCACGTAGGCGTGTTCAAGGAAGGTCGCCTGGAGCAATGGGACACGCCGTACAACCTCTATCACGAACCGCTGACACCGTTCGTGGCGAGCTTTATCGGCCAGGGCTATTTCATCCGTGGCCAGCTGGACAGCCCGGAATCGGTGCAGACCGAACTCGGTGTACTGCGCGGCAACCGTGCCTACACCTGGCCCCCTGGCGGCGCGGTGGATGTACTGCTACGCCCGGACGACATCGTTTATGCACCAGACAGCGACCTCAAGGCGCGGATCGTCGGCAAGAGTTTCCAGGGCGCGTCGACCCTGTACCGCCTGCAACTGCCGACCGGCAGCCAGCTCGAGTCGATCTTCCCAAGCCATGCCGATCATCTGATAGGCGCTGACGTCGGAATCCGCGTCGCCGCCGAACACCTGGTGCTGTTCCAGGCCTCCGGCAGCACCGCGGCGCAACTGCCACAGTCTGAATCGGGCGTCCGCCGCTACAGCAGCGCCCACTGATCCAGCGGATACCGCAGGCGCCGCTCAACCGGCGCCTGCGGTTTCAATCCAGGAACAGCTTGCCACTGGCCACCAGCGTCGCCTGGCCGCCAATCTTCACCCGCGCCCCTTCCAGCCGACAGAACAACGCCCCTCCGCGCTTCGAGCATTGATAGGCCGTCAGGCTCGTCTTATCCAAGCGTTCGGCCCAGTACGGAATCAGGGCGCAGTGGGTTGACCCGGTGACCGGGTCTTCGTTGACGCCAATGGCCGGCGCGAAATAGCGCGAGACAAAATCATGCTGGCTGCCCTGCGCGGTCACGATCGCGCCAGGCCAGGGCAGCTTGGCCAGCGCCGCCATGTCCGGCTGACAGTCGAGCACCGCCTGCTCGGACTCCAGCACCGCGAACAACTCGTTGGCCCCCAGTAACGCCACGACCCTCGTGCCCAAAACGCGCTCCAGCTGTTCGCGGCCGTCGATCGCGCGCGGTGCGCGAACCGGGAAATCCAGCCAAATCTGCGCATCTTCGCGACTGACGCTCAAGGGGCCTGACTGGCAGACGAAGTCGATACGCGGCCCCGGCTCGCCATATACCTCGAACAGCACATGGGCGCTGGCAAGGGTGGCATGGCCGCACAAGGCGATTTCAGTGGTCGGGGTAAACCAGCGGATACGCCAGTCTTGAGGCTCGCGCACGACAAAAGCGGTCTCCGCCAGGTTGTGCTCGGCGGCAATGTTCTGCATCAACTCATCGGCCGGCCAGGCCGGCAGTCGATAGACCATCGCCGGGTTGCCGCTGAACGGACGATCGCTGAACGCGTCGACCTGATGAAACTCAAGCTGCATAAACATTTCTCCTTGAACATGCCGCGCAAGCATGGGGCTGCCCGTCCAGGCGCCGACAGCCACAGAGAAAGTTATTTTTTGCCATACAGCGCCGATACTTATCGGCGCACTGGCGGTCAGTCGCGCCCGATATCGGCGAATGCCGCCTGGGTGTGCTCGGCCAGCACGGCGGCCGAGAGTTCGACCTCAAGCCCACGCCGACCGGCGCTGACGAAGATGCTGGGAAAAGGTTGCGCGCTGTTATCGATGAAGGTGCGCAAGCGCTTTTTCTGGCCCAAGGGGCTGATCCCGCCCAGCAGGTAACCGGTCGCTCGCTGCGCCGCAGCCGGGTCGGCCATCTCGGTTTTTTTCACCCCCGCCGCGTGCGCCAGGGCCTTGAGGTCGAGACTTCCGACGACCGGCACCACGGCCACCAGCAATTCGCCCTTTTCACTGCTGGCCAGCAGCGTCTTGAACACCTGAGCCGGGTCGAGGCCGAGCTTTTCCGCCGCCTCCAGACCATAGGAGGCCGCCTTCGGGTCGTGTTCATAACTGTGCACCCGATGTTCGGCGCGAACTTTTTTCAGCAGATCCAGTGCAGGGGTCATGGCAACTCCATAGGCAGGGAAAAGAACACCGGCGATTCTAGGATATCCACTAATAAAAGGCTCTATTCCAAGGCCCATCCCCCAGCACAAGCAGCCGCCGGCACCAGGCTGGCCGCGCCTTTTGCGCAAAACCCATGCGCTTCCCGCAGGATCATTCACACGACTGATAGTTATAAAATGACTAACGGTTCACTTTCGACCTTTGACAGTAATGTTTCTTGTCTATATTTTTTCGTTTGCGAATATCATGTGGTAGATCCAACAGCCGTACCCAGCAGTAAGCCGCGTCCAGGATGGGGATCCTGCCGACGGTGAAAATCGCGCTCGGCGCCCTTCACGCCAGTGCCAGACAACAACAAAAACCGAGGTTTTCCATGACAACTGCGTTACAACAACCGTCACTCTCCGGCCAGTGCATGGCCGAGTTCCTGGGTACAGCCTTGTTGATCTTCTTCGGCACCGGTTGCGTCGCCGCGCTCAAGGTCGCGGGTGCCAGCTTCGGCCTGTGGGAAATCAGCGTCATCTGGGGGATCGGCGTGAGCATGGCGATCTATCTCACCGCCGGCGTTTCCGGCGCGCACCTCAACCCCGCGGTCAGCATCGCGCTGTGCATCTTTGCCGACTTCGAGAAACGCAAACTGCCGTTCTACATCGTCTCCCAGATCGCCGGCGCCTTCTGCGCGGCGCTGCTGGTCTACACGCTGTACAGCAACCTGTTCTTCGATTACGAACAAGCCCACCAGATGGTCCGCGGCTCCCAGGCCAGCCTTGAACTGGCGTCGGTATTCTCCACCTATCCCAACCCGGCGCTGTCCACCGCCCAGGCGTTCCTGGTCGAAGTGGTGATTACCGCGATCCTGATGGGCGTGATCATGTCCCTGACTGACGACAACAACGGCTTGCCGCGCGGCCCGATGGCGCCACTGCTGATCGGCCTGCTGATCGCCGTGATCGGCAGCGCGATGGGGCCGCTGACTGGTTTCGCGATGAACCCGGCGCGGGATTTTGGCCCTAAACTGATGACATTCTTCATGGGTTGGGGCGAGGTTTCCTTTACCGGCGGCCGCGACATTCCGTACTTCCTGGTTCCGATCTTCGCGCCGATTATCGGTGCCTGCCTCGGCGCCGTGGCTTACCGCGGGCTGATTGCCCGCCACCTGCCAACCGTCGCCCCAGCTCCAACGGATGCCGAAAAAGCCATTGACGGCAAAGTAAGAACTTCTTGAAACCGGCGGCGCAAGGTCCTGCCCAACCCCGACCTGCGCCTCTTGCCCACTTCCTTATTTTTGTCCAAGGCAATCGACATGACCGACATTCAGAATAAGAACTACATCATTGCCCTCGATCAGGGTACGACCAGCTCGCGCGCGATCATTTTCGATCGCGACGCCAACGTCGTGTGCACCGCCCAGCGCGAATTCGTCCAGCATTACCCGCAAGCCGGCTGGGTCGAACACGACCCGATGGAAATCTTCGCCACCCAGAGCGCGGTGATGGTCGAGGCCCTGGCGCAAGCCGGCCTGCACCATGACCAGGTCGCCGCCATCGGCATCACCAACCAGCGTGAAACCACCGTGGTCTGGGACAAGACCACCGGCCGGCCGATCTACAACGCCATCGTCTGGCAGTGCCGCCGCAGTACCGAGATCTGCCAGCAGCTCAAGCGTGACGGCCTGGAAGAGTACATCCGCGACACCACCGGCCTGGTCACCGACCCGTATTTCTCCGGCACCAAACTGAAGTGGATCCTCGACAACGTCGAAGGCAGCCGCGAACGCGCGCGCAACGGCGAACTGCTGTTCGGCACCGTCGACAGCTGGCTGATCTGGAAATTCACCGGCGGCAAGACCCACGTCACCGACTACACCAACGCCTCGCGCACCATGCTCTTCAACATCCACACCCTGGAGTGGGATGCGAAGATGCTGGAAGTGCTGGATATCCCGCGGGAAATGCTGCCGCAAGTGAAGTCGTCCTCGGAAATCTACGGCCGCACCAAAAGCGGCATCGCCATCGGCGGTATCGCCGGCGACCAGCAGGCGGCGCTGTTCGGCCAGATGTGCGTCGAGCCGGGCCAGGCGAAGAACACCTACGGCACTGGCTGCTTCCTGCTGATGAACACCGGCGACAAGGCGGTCAAGTCCAAGCACGGCATGCTCACCACCATCGCCTGCGGCCCTCGCGGCGAAGTGGCTTATGCCCTGGAAGGCGCGGTGTTCAACGGCGGTTCCACCGTGCAGTGGCTGCGGGACGAACTGAAGATCATCAACGACGCCCACGACACCGAATACTTCGCCAGCAAGGTCAAGGACAGCAACGGCGTGTACCTGGTCCCGGCCTTCACCGGCCTGGGCGCTCCGTACTGGGACCCCTACGCCCGTGGCGCGCTGTTCGGCCTGACCCGTGGCGTGCGCGTGGACCACATCATCCGCGCCGCGCTGGAGTCGATCGCCTACCAGACCCGCGACGTCCTCGACGCCATGCAGCAGGACTCCGGCGAACGCCTCAAGGCCCTGCGCGTGGACGGCGGTGCGGTGGCCAACAACTTCCTCATGCAGTTCCAGGCCGACATCCTCGGCACCCAGGTCGAGCGCCCGCAAATGCGCGAAACCACGGCCCTGGGCGCGGCCTACCTGGCAGGCCTGGCCTGCGGTTTCTGGGGCAGTCTGGAAGAGCTGCGCGGCAAGGCGGTGATCGAGCGCGAGTTCGAACCACAGCTGGCCGAAACCGAGAAGGAAAAGCTCTACGCCGGCTGGAAAAAAGCCGTCAGCCGCACCCGCGACTGGGAACCGCACGAAGGCGCTGAATAAGCCAAGTCGCGGATTCGTATCGGGTTGTAACTGGTCGGGAGCGGATTCCTGCGGCATCATGGGCAAATTTTGCATGGCAGCCCAAAGGAAGCCCCATGAATCTGCCTCCCCGTCAGCAGCAAATCCTCGAACTGGTCCGCGAACGCGGCTATGTCAGCATCGAGGAAATGGCCCAGCTGTTCGTCGTTACACCGCAAACCATCCGCCGCGATATCAACCAACTGGCGGAAGTGAACCTGTTGCGCCGCTACCATGGCGGCGCAGCCTACGACTCCAGTGTCGAAAACACCGCCTACGCCATGCGCGCCGACCAGATGCGCGATGAGAAACAACGCATCGGCGAAGCCATCGCCGCGCAGATCCCCGATCACGCCTCGCTGTTCATCAATATCGGTACCACCACCGAATCCATTGCCCGGGCGCTGCTCAATCACAGCCACCTGAAGATCATCACCAACAACCTGCACGTGGCTTCCATGCTCAGCGCCAAGGACGACTTCGACGTGCTGCTGACCGGCGGCAACGTGCGTCGCGATGGCGGTGTGGTCGGCCAGGCCAGCGTCGACTTCATCAACCAGTTCAAGGTCGACTTTGCCCTGGTCGGCATCAGCGGTATCGACGAAGACGGCAGCCTGCTGGACTTCGACTACCAGGAAGTGCGGGTGTCCCAGGCGATCATCGCCAATGCCCGGCAGGTGATCCTGGCCGCCGACTCCAGCAAGTTCGGGCGCAATGCCATGATCCGCCTCGGCCCCATCAGCCTGATCGATTGCCTGGTCACCGACCAGCAGCCGGTTCCGGCGCTGACCCAGTTGCTGCAACAGCACAAGATTCGCCTGGAAGTTGTCTGATCCCTCCCCTGTAGCCGCTGCCGCAGGCTGCGATAAGGCCGAAGGCCTTCAGCGAACTGGAGATCCTGCGCCCCCTTCGGGCGCGATCGCAGCCTTCGGTAGCGGCTACAGATCCCCCTTACGCAAGCCGCGGACACCTCGCGTCCGACAATGTTCGTAAATTTTCCTTTCCCTGCCTTTCGATGAGTTTTTTCAATCGAATCCCGCTGGCTGTCGGCGTGTTTCTGCGCTAGTATTTTCGCAAATGAACATTAATGTTCGATTTCAAATACCAGAAGAACACGAGGCCAGTCGATGCCCACTTCCACCTTGCCCGCGCCCCCTCTCGCCGAGATTTATGACATTGCCGTGATCGGTGGTGGGATCAATGGTGTCGGCATCGCCGCCGATGCCGCCGGGCGTGGCCTGTCCGTGTTCCTTTGCGAAAAAGACGACCTGGCCAGCCATACCTCCTCGGCCAGCAGCAAGCTGATCCACGGTGGCCTGCGCTACCTCGAACATTACGAATTCCGTCTGGTGCGCGAAGCCCTGGCCGAACGCGAAGTGCTGCTGGCCAAGGCCCCGCATATCGTCAAGCCCATGCGTTTCGTCCTGCCGCACCGCCCGCACCTGCGTCCGGCGTGGATGATCCGCGCCGGCCTGTTCCTTTATGACCACCTGGGCAAGCGGGAAAAACTCGCCGGTTCCAAGAGCCTCAAGTTCGGTGCCGACAGCCCGCTGAAAGCCGAGATCACCAAAGGCTTCGAATACTCCGACTGCTGGGTCGACGACGCCCGCCTGGTGGTGTTGAACGCCATGGCCGCCCGCGAAAAAGGCGCCCACGTGCACACCCAGACCCGCTGCATCAGCGCCCGCCGCAGCAAGGGCATGTGGCACCTGCACCTGGAGCGCGCCGACGGCAGCCTGTTCTCGATTCAAGCCAAGGCCCTGGTGAACGCCGCCGGCCCATGGGTCGCCAAGTTCATCAAGGACGACCTGAAGCTGGATTCGCCTTACGGCATCCGCCTGATCCAGGGCAGCCACCTGATCGTGCCGAAGCTGTACGAAGGCGAACATGCGCACATCCTGCAGAACGAAGACCAGCGCATCGTCTTCACCATTCCGTACCTGAACCACTTCACCCTGATCGGCACCACCGACCGCGAGTACACCGGTGACCCGGCGAAGGTGGCGATTACCGAAGGCGAAACCGACTACATCCTGAAAGTGGTCAACGCCCATTTCAAGAAGCAGCTGAGCCGCCAGGACATCGTGCACACCTACTCCGGCGTGCGCCCGCTGTGCAACGACGAATCCGACAACCCGTCGGCCGTGACCCGCGACTACACCCTGGCGCTGTCCGGTAATGCCGACGAAGCGCCGCTGCTGTCGGTGTTCGGCGGCAAGCTGACCACCTACCGCAAGCTGGCCGAATCGGCCATGGCCCAGCTGACGCCGTTCTTCAAGGGCATCAAGCCGAGCTGGACCGCCCACTCGACCCTGCCCGGCGGCGAAGACATGACCACCCCGCAGGCACTGGCCGAAGCGATTCGCCAGAAGTTCGACTGGGTACCCAGCGAAATCGCCCGCCGCTGGGCCACCAGCTACGGCAGCCGCACCTGGCGCCTGCTGGAAGGCGTACACAGCCTGAGCGACCTGGGCGAGCACCTGGGTGGAGGCCTGTACACCCGTGAAGTCGATTACCTGTGCAGCGAAGAATGGGCGGTCAATGCCCAGGACATCCTGTGGCGCCGCAGCAAGCTGGGGCTGTTCACGACCCCGGCAGAGCAGGAAAAACTGCAGCACTACCTGCAGAAGGTCGAGCAGAACCGGGCGAAGATCGAGGCCGCCTGATCGCCCGTCCTATAAAGAAGCCCCCGCGCCACACGGCCCGGGGGCTTTTTCATGGCCGCGGCGTCTGTAGGAGCAAGGCTTGCCCGCGATCCGCGCAACGCGGTGCAACAGGATCAGCGCGGTGATGCCATCGTGGGCAAGCCTCGCTCCTACGGGGATGAGCCCGGCCCTGCAGGGCATTCGGTTTTCCGAACGCGACTTTCGGGTCAATTCGGATAACCGGATAAAGACCGCCGACAATATCCACCATAAATATTTAATAGCCTTTCAAATCAAGGTCTTGATACGGATCAGCTGGCCTGGCACGACTCATGCTCTACACTCTTCGACGAATGCCTGATGGGCCAACACACATCAGGAGCCGTCAAGGCATTCGCTGTATAAGAGAGCCGTCGAACTGGCTTCATAAAAAAAACAAATGTCGAGGAAATATTGATGCGCATCGTTCCCCATCTGTTGGGCGCAGCCATTGCTGCTGCTCTGATTAGCACTCCAGTGGTCGCCGCCGAACTCACCGGCACGCTGAAGAAAATCAAAGACTCCGGCACCATCACCCTCGGACATCGCGACGCTTCCATTCCGTTCTCCTACATCGCGGATGCATCCGGCGTTCCAGTCGGCTACTCCCACGACATCCAGCTGAAAATCGTCGAAGCCATCAAGAAAGACCTCGACATGCCGGATCTCAAGGTCAAATACAACCTGGTTACCTCGCAGACCCGTATCCCGCTGGTGCAGAACGGCACCGTGGACGTCGAGTGCGGTTCCACCACCAACAACGTCGAGCGTCAGCAGCAGGTCGACTTCTCCGTCGGCATCTTCGAGATCGGCACCCGCCTGCTGTCCAAGAAGGATTCGCCTTACAAGGACTTCGCCGACCTGAAGGGCAAGAACGTCGTGACCACCGCCGGCACCACGTCCGAGCGCATCCTCAAGGCGATGAACGCCGACAAGCAGATGGGCATGAACGTGATCTCGGCCAAGGACCATGGCGAGTCCTTCAACATGCTCGAAGGCGGCCGCGCCGTGGCCTTCATGATGGACGACGCGCTGCTGGCCGGTGAAATGGCCAAGGCTCGCAAACCGACCGACTGGGCCGTGACCGGTACCGCGCAATCCTACGAAATCTACGGCTGCATGGTCCGCAAGGGCGACGCCCCGTTCAAGAAGGCCGTGGACGACGCCATCGTCGCCACCTTCAAGTCGGGCGAGATCAACAAGATCTACGACAAATGGTTCCAGTCGCCGATTCCACCAAAAGGCCTGAACCTGATGTTCCCGATGAGCGACGAGCTCAAGGCCCTGATCGCCAACCCGACCGACAAAGCGGCTGACGATAAAAAGTCCTGATTCCTGACTAACCTTGTCTCCTGAAAGGGCGCGGCCCTTTCAGGAGCCTGTCACTACCTGCTGGCTTTTTTTGGAAACACTCGAACCGGTGGTTGTCGAGCCGATCGCGTGTGCCTGGGCGTCATCCAGGCGGGAACGGATTTCCCCAAGCGGGTGCTTGTACATCGATCGATCAGAGGGGAGACCCTAATGAATTACAACTGGGACTGGGGCGTGTTCTTCAAGTCCACCGGCGTGGGCAGCGAGACCTATCTCGACTGGTACATCGCGGGCCTGGGCTGGACCATCGCCATCGCCGTGGTGGCCTGGATCGTCGCGCTGCTGCTGGGCTCGATCCTGGGCGTCATGCGTACCGTGCCGAACCGCCTGGTGTCGGGCATCGCCACCGTCTACGTGGAGATTTTCCGTAACGTACCGCTGCTGGTTCAGCTGTTCATCTGGTACTTCCTGGTGCCGGACCTGCTGCCGCAAAACCTGCAGGACTGGTACAAGCAGGACCTCAACCCGACCACCTCGGCCTACCTGAGCGTCGTCGTGTGCCTGGGCCTGTTCACCGCCGCCCGTGTCTGCGAACAGGTGCGCACCGGCATCCAGGCGCTGCCACGCGGCCAGGAATCCGCGGCCCGCGCCATGGGCTTCAAGCTGCCGCAGATCTACTGGAACGTGCTGCTGCCCCAGGCCTACCGGATCATCATTCCGCCGCTTACCTCGGAATTCCTCAACGTCTTCAAGAACTCCTCCGTGGCCTCGCTGATCGGCCTGATGGAGTTGCTGGCGCAGACCAAGCAGACCGCCGAATTCTCGGCCAACCTGTTTGAAGCCTTCACCCTGGCCACGCTGATCTACTTCACCCTGAACATGAGCCTGATGTTGCTGATGCGCATGGTCGAGAAGAAAGTCGCGGTGCCCGGCCTGATCTCCGTGGGGGGCAAATAATGGAATTCGATTTCACTGGCGTCGTCCCGGCCATTCCCGGCCTGTGGAACGGCATGCTGATGACCCTCAAGCTGATGGCCCTGGGCGTCGTCGGCGGGATCGTCCTCGGCACCATCCTGGCGCTGATGCGCTTGTCCCACAGCAAGCTGCTGTCGAACATCGCCGGCGTCTACGTCAACTACTTCCGCTCCATCCCACTGCTGCTGGTGATCACCTGGTTCTACCTGGCGGTGCCCTTCGTGCTGCGCTGGATCACCGGCGAAGACACCCCGATCGGCGCGTTCGGCTCGTGCATCGTGGCCTTCATGATGTTCGAAGCGGCGTACTTCTGTGAAATCGTCCGCGCCGGCGTGCAGTCGATCCCCAAGGGCCAGATGGGCGCCGCCCAGGCACTGGGCATGAGCTATGGCCAGATGATGCGCCTGATCATCCTGCCCCAGGCGTTCCGCAAGATGACCCCGCTGCTGCTGCAGCAGAGCATCATCCTGTTCCAGGACACCTCGCTGGTGTACACCGTGGGCCTGGTGGACTTCCTCAATGCTTCGCGCTCCAGCGGCGACATCATCGGCCGCTCCAATGAGTTCCTGATCGTTGCCGGTCTGGTGTATTTCACAATCAGCTTTGCCGCCTCGCTGCTGGTCAAGCGTCTGCAAAAAAGGTTTGCCGTATGATCTCTATCAAGAACATCAACAAGTGGTATGGGGACTTCCAGGTGCTGACCGATTGCAGCACCGAGGTC from Pseudomonas chlororaphis subsp. chlororaphis encodes:
- the argF gene encoding ornithine carbamoyltransferase — its product is MSARHFLSLMDCTPEELVSVIRRGIELKDLRNRGVLFEPLKNRVLGMIFEKSSTRTRLSFEAGMIQLGGQAIFLSPRDTQLGRGEPISDCAIVMSRMLDAVMIRTFAHSTLTEFAANSRVPVINGLSDDLHPCQLLADMQTFLEHRGSIQGKTVAWIGDGNNMCNSYIEAAIQFDFQLRIACPEGYDPNPEFVARAGDRVSIVRDPQDAVIGAHLVSTDVWTSMGQEEETALRLKLFAPFQVNRALLDLAAEDVLFMHCLPAHRGEEISLDLLDDPRSVAWDQAENRLHAQKALLEFLVEPAYHHA
- a CDS encoding ABC transporter ATP-binding protein — translated: MSQPLLLNLRNLACGYQDQRVVQNLNLHLNAGDIGCLLGSSGCGKTTTLRAIAGFEPVHEGEIQLAGETISSAGFTLAPERRRIGMVFQDYALFPHLSVADNIAFGIRKHPQKNRVVEELLELVNLKNLGKRFPHELSGGQQQRVALARALAPEPQLLLLDEPFSNLDGELRRKLSHEVRDILKARGTSAILVTHDQEEAFAVSDHVGVFKEGRLEQWDTPYNLYHEPLTPFVASFIGQGYFIRGQLDSPESVQTELGVLRGNRAYTWPPGGAVDVLLRPDDIVYAPDSDLKARIVGKSFQGASTLYRLQLPTGSQLESIFPSHADHLIGADVGIRVAAEHLVLFQASGSTAAQLPQSESGVRRYSSAH
- a CDS encoding PhzF family phenazine biosynthesis protein is translated as MQLEFHQVDAFSDRPFSGNPAMVYRLPAWPADELMQNIAAEHNLAETAFVVREPQDWRIRWFTPTTEIALCGHATLASAHVLFEVYGEPGPRIDFVCQSGPLSVSREDAQIWLDFPVRAPRAIDGREQLERVLGTRVVALLGANELFAVLESEQAVLDCQPDMAALAKLPWPGAIVTAQGSQHDFVSRYFAPAIGVNEDPVTGSTHCALIPYWAERLDKTSLTAYQCSKRGGALFCRLEGARVKIGGQATLVASGKLFLD
- the ybaK gene encoding Cys-tRNA(Pro) deacylase translates to MTPALDLLKKVRAEHRVHSYEHDPKAASYGLEAAEKLGLDPAQVFKTLLASSEKGELLVAVVPVVGSLDLKALAHAAGVKKTEMADPAAAQRATGYLLGGISPLGQKKRLRTFIDNSAQPFPSIFVSAGRRGLEVELSAAVLAEHTQAAFADIGRD
- a CDS encoding MIP/aquaporin family protein, with protein sequence MTTALQQPSLSGQCMAEFLGTALLIFFGTGCVAALKVAGASFGLWEISVIWGIGVSMAIYLTAGVSGAHLNPAVSIALCIFADFEKRKLPFYIVSQIAGAFCAALLVYTLYSNLFFDYEQAHQMVRGSQASLELASVFSTYPNPALSTAQAFLVEVVITAILMGVIMSLTDDNNGLPRGPMAPLLIGLLIAVIGSAMGPLTGFAMNPARDFGPKLMTFFMGWGEVSFTGGRDIPYFLVPIFAPIIGACLGAVAYRGLIARHLPTVAPAPTDAEKAIDGKVRTS
- the glpK gene encoding glycerol kinase GlpK — translated: MTDIQNKNYIIALDQGTTSSRAIIFDRDANVVCTAQREFVQHYPQAGWVEHDPMEIFATQSAVMVEALAQAGLHHDQVAAIGITNQRETTVVWDKTTGRPIYNAIVWQCRRSTEICQQLKRDGLEEYIRDTTGLVTDPYFSGTKLKWILDNVEGSRERARNGELLFGTVDSWLIWKFTGGKTHVTDYTNASRTMLFNIHTLEWDAKMLEVLDIPREMLPQVKSSSEIYGRTKSGIAIGGIAGDQQAALFGQMCVEPGQAKNTYGTGCFLLMNTGDKAVKSKHGMLTTIACGPRGEVAYALEGAVFNGGSTVQWLRDELKIINDAHDTEYFASKVKDSNGVYLVPAFTGLGAPYWDPYARGALFGLTRGVRVDHIIRAALESIAYQTRDVLDAMQQDSGERLKALRVDGGAVANNFLMQFQADILGTQVERPQMRETTALGAAYLAGLACGFWGSLEELRGKAVIEREFEPQLAETEKEKLYAGWKKAVSRTRDWEPHEGAE